A DNA window from Piliocolobus tephrosceles isolate RC106 chromosome 9, ASM277652v3, whole genome shotgun sequence contains the following coding sequences:
- the TACR2 gene encoding substance-K receptor has protein sequence MGTCDIVTEANISSGPDSNTTGTTAFSMPGWQLALWATAYLALVLVAVTGNAIIIWIILAHQRMRTVTNYFIVNLALADLCMAAFNATFNFVYASHNIWYFGRAFCYFQNLFPITAMFVSIYSMTAIAADRYMAIVHPFQPRLSAPGTKAVIAGIWLVALALASPQCFYSTVIMDQGATKCVVAWPEDSGGKTLLLYHLVVIALIYFLPLAVMFVAYSVIGLTLWRRAVPGQQTHGANLRHLQAKKKFVKTMVLVVVTFAICWLPYHLYFILGSFQEDIYCHKFIQQVYLALFWLAMSSTMYNPIIYCCLNHRFRSGFRLAFRCCPWLTPTKEDKLELTPMPSLSTRVNRCHTKETLFMAGDAAPAEATCGEAGHPQDGSGLWFGYGLLVPTKTYVEI, from the exons ATGGGGACCTGTGACATTGTGACTGAAGCCAATATCTCATCTGGCCCTGACAGCAACACCACGGGCACCACAGCCTTCTCCATGCCCGGCTGGCAGCTGGCACTGTGGGCCACAGCCTACCTGGCCCTGGTGCTGGTGGCCGTGACGGGCAATGCCATCATTATCTGGATCATCCTGGCTCACCAGAGGATGCGCACGGTCACCAACTACTTCATTGTCAATCTGGCGCTGGCCGACCTCTGCATGGCTGCCTTCAATGCAACCTTCAACTTTGTCTATGCCAGCCACAACATCTGGTACTTTGGCCGTGCCTTCTGCTACTTCCAGAACCTCTTCCCCATCACAGCCATGTTTGTCAGCATCTATTCCATGACTGCCATTGCTGCTGACAG GTACATGGCCATTGTCCACCCCTTCCAGCCTCGTCTTTCAGCCCCCGGCACCAAGGCGGTTATTGCTGGCATCTGGCTGGTGGCTCTCGCCCTGGCCTCCCCCCAGTGCTTCTACTCCACCGTCATCATGGATCAGGGTGCCACCAAGTGCGTGGTGGCCTGGCCCGAAGACAGCGGGGGCAAGACGCTCCTCCT GTACCACCTCGTGGTGATCGCCCTCATCTACTTCCTGCCGCTCGCGGTGATGTTCGTCGCCTACAGCGTCATCGGCCTCACGCTCTGGAGGCGCGCAGTGCCCGGACAGCAGACCCACGGTGCCAACTTGCGCCACCTGCAGGCCAAGAAGAAG TTCGTGAAGAccatggtgctggtggtggtgacGTTTGCCATCTGCTGGCTGCCCTACCACCTCTACTTCATCCTGGGCAGCTTCCAAGAGGACATCTACTGCCACAAGTTCATCCAGCAGGTCTACCTGGCACTCTTCTGGTTGGCCATGAGCTCTACCATGTACAATCCCATCATCTACTGCTGCCTCAATCACAG GTTTCGCTCTGGATTCCGGCTTGCCTTCCGCTGCTGCCCGTGGCTCACACCCACCAAGGAAGATAAGCTCGAGCTGACTCCCATGCCCTCCCTCTCCACGAGAGTCAACAGGTGTCACACTAAGGAGACTTTGTTCATGGCTGGGGACGCAGCCCCCGCCGAGGCTACCTGTGGGGAGGCGGGGCATCCCCAGGATGGATCAGGGCTATGGTTTGGGTATGGTTTgcttgtccccaccaaaacttatgttgaaatttga
- the LOC111537906 gene encoding carbonyl reductase family member 4 has translation MDKVCAIFGGSRGIGRAVAQLMARKGYHLVIIARNLEGAKAAAGALGGDHLAFSCDVAKEHDVQNTFEEMEKHLGRVNFLVNAAGINRDSLLVRTKTEDMVSQLHTNLLGSMLTCKAAMRAMIQQQGGSIVNVGSIVGLKGNSGQSVYSASKGGLVGFSRALAKEVARKKIRVNVVAPGFVHTDMTKDLKEEHLKKKIPLGRFGETIEVAHAVMFLLESPYVTGHVLVVDGGLQLIL, from the coding sequence ATGGACAAAGTGTGTGCTATTTTTGGAGGCTCCCGAGGCATTGGCAGGGCTGTGGCCCAGTTAATGGCCCGGAAAGGCTACCACCTGGTGATCATTGCCAGAAACCTGGAAGGGGCCAAAGCCGCCGCCGGTGCCCTCGGCGGAGATCATTTGGCATTTAGCTGTGATGTTGCTAAAGAACATGATGttcaaaatacatttgaagaGATGGAGAAACATTTAGGTCGAGTAAATTTCTTGGTAAATGCAGCTGGTATAAACAGGGATAGTCTTTTAGTAAGAACGAAAACTGAAGATATGGTATCTCAGCTTCATACTAACCTCTTGGGTTCCATGCTGACGTGTAAAGCTGCCATGAGGGCTATGATTCAACAACAGGGAGGGTCTATTGTTAATGTAGGAAGCATTGTTGGCTTAAAAGGCAATTCTGGCCAGTCTGTTTACAGTGCCAGTAAAGGAGGATTAGTTGGATTTTCACGTGCTCTTGCTAAAGAGGtagcaagaaagaaaattagagtgAATGTAGTTGCACCAGGATTCGTACACACAGATATGACAAAAGACTTGAAAGaagaacatttaaagaaaaaaattcctcttgGAAGGTTTGGAGAAACTATTGAGGTGGCACATGCGGTTATGTTTCTTTTAGAATCACCGTATGTTACAGGGCATGTTCTGGTAGTGGATGGGGGATTACAACTCATTttgtaa
- the LOC113225031 gene encoding hexokinase-1-like: TLFVDEYSDWGGASFGGGPQAALVGPTSSSPLAFVPHSDRLALLQVRAILQQLGLNSTCDDSILVKTVCGVVSRRAAQLCGAGMAAVVDKIRENRGLDRLNVTVGVDGTLYKLHPHFSRIMHQTVKELSPKCNVSFLLSEDGSGKGAALITAVGVRLRTEASS, translated from the exons ACTCTGTTTGTGGATGAGTACAGTGACTGGGGGGGGGCATCCTTCGGAGGCGGTCCCCAGGCTGCTCTTGTGGGTCCCACTTCATCCAGCCCTCTGGCTTTTGTCCCCCACAGTGACCGATTAGCACTGCTCCAGGTCCGGGCCATCCTCCAGCAGCTGGGTCTGAATAGCACCTGCGATGACAGTATCCTCGTCAAGACCGTGTGCGGGGTGGTGTCCAGGAGGGCCGCGCAGCTGTGTGGCGCAGGCATGGCTGCGGTGGTGGATAAGATCCGAGAGAACAGAGGACTGGACCGTCTGAACGTGACTGTGGGAGTGGACGGGACGCTCTACAAGCTTCATCCGCA CTTCTCCAGAATCATGCACCAGACAGTGAAGGAACTATCACCAAAATGTAACGTGTCCTTCCTCCTGTCTGAGGATGGCAGCGGCAAGGGAGCCGCCCTCATCACGGCCGTGGGCGTGCGGTTACGCACAGAGGCAAGCAGCTAA